The following proteins are co-located in the Methanoregula sp. UBA64 genome:
- a CDS encoding flavodoxin family protein — translation MAKVVAFNGSPRKDGNTSILIGHIFEELENEGIATELVQVGKKKIRPCTACMKCFENKDGHCVFDDDIVNGCIDKMVEADGIILGSPVYFLDVTPEMKALIDRAGFVSMANGGLYQRRAGMAVTAVRRSGASRTIDTMLHFLLVGGMVVPGFPVIGVGREIGDVNRDEEGIGRARDAGKNMAWLIKATEKARKS, via the coding sequence ATGGCAAAAGTCGTTGCATTCAACGGAAGCCCGAGAAAGGACGGGAACACGTCCATTCTTATCGGGCATATCTTTGAGGAGCTGGAGAACGAAGGGATCGCAACCGAGCTCGTGCAGGTCGGGAAAAAGAAGATCCGGCCCTGCACCGCCTGCATGAAGTGCTTTGAGAACAAGGACGGGCACTGTGTCTTTGACGATGATATTGTCAACGGCTGCATCGACAAAATGGTAGAAGCGGACGGCATCATCCTTGGATCGCCCGTGTACTTCCTTGATGTGACACCGGAGATGAAGGCCCTGATCGACCGGGCGGGTTTCGTGTCCATGGCAAACGGCGGCCTGTACCAGCGCCGGGCAGGTATGGCCGTGACCGCAGTGCGCCGGTCCGGGGCATCGCGTACAATCGATACCATGCTCCACTTCCTGCTCGTCGGGGGTATGGTTGTCCCGGGTTTCCCCGTCATCGGGGTGGGACGGGAGATCGGGGACGTGAACAGGGATGAGGAAGGGATCGGCCGCGCCCGGGACGCCGGGAAGAACATGGCATGGCTGATCAAGGCAACGGAGAAGGCCCGGAAATCCTGA